In Athene noctua chromosome 8, bAthNoc1.hap1.1, whole genome shotgun sequence, a genomic segment contains:
- the PDCD1 gene encoding programmed cell death protein 1: MALGASKTMWGSLEVVLTGLCTILLCCGPMLASCRRVTFFPAMLTVPAGGSATFFCNISMESDSGLEYSLNWYKETNHSQAQKIAEISRNKPPTKTEKYLLTNHTPAFKIEILNLHQNDSGSYYCGLITFFEPDKVMESDRSHLVVTAAPEKMNATDEPEMEEGNPPDYIKAVLLGILLLAGVVVLLMFGYLTVTYRRGDVQNPPSENMPPKEEKPPVVSVSTVDYGVLEFQWEQHAQLPPETRLVDQTEYATIVFPEEKPVTPEREKKHQDERTWQVQSQPC; the protein is encoded by the exons ATGGCTCTGGGTGCCTCAAAGACAATGTGGGGCAGCCTGGAGGTGGTCCTGACTGGCCTCTGCAccatcctgctctgctgtggccCCATGCTGGCCAGCTGCCGCCGGG TGACCTTCTTCCCAGCCATGTTAACTGTCCCTGCAGGAGGCTCAGCCACATTCTTCTGCAATATCTCCATGGAGAGTGACTCTGGCTTGGAGTACAGCCTCAATTGGTACAAGGAGACCAACCACAGCCAAGCCCAAAAAATTGCTGAGATCAGCCGGAACAAACCCCCAACAAAAACGGAGAAGTATCTGCTCACCAACCACACTCCAGCCTTCAAGATTGAAATCCTGAACCTTCACCAGAATGACTCAGGCTCCTACTACTGTGGGCTGATCACCTTCTTTGAACCTGATAAAGTGATGGAGAGCGATCGGTCCCACCTGGTGGTCACAG CAGCCCCTGAGAAGATGAATGCCACTGATGAGCCTGAGATGGAGGAAGGCAATCCCCCAGACTACATCAAGGCTGTGCTCCTCGGCatcctgctgctggctggggtggTTGTGCTGCTGATGTTTGGCTACCTCACTGTCACGTATAGGAGAGGAG ATGTGCAGAATCCACCAAGTGAAAACATGCCACCG AAGGAGGAGAAGCCCCCCGTGGTGTCCGTGTCTACTGTGGACTATGGTGTGCTGGAGTTTCAGTGGGAGCAGCATGCCCAGCTGCCCCCCGAGACCCGGCTGGTTGACCAGACCGAATACGCCACCATCGTCTTCCCAGAGGAGAAACCTGTCACACCAGAACGAGAGAAGAAACACCAGGATGAGAGGACTTGGCAGGTGCAGTCGCAGCCCTGCTGA
- the DYNLT2B gene encoding dynein light chain Tctex-type protein 2B isoform X1, whose protein sequence is MGELGPDDGAGNTYSLRPGLQRRFKSSTVKECIHAILKEKLANVQYIPEEMPQLTKSLSETIKDRLKEEGFDRYKMVVQVVIGEQRGEGVNMAARCFWDADTDNYAHDVYMNDSLFCVVAAFGCFYY, encoded by the exons ATGGGCGAGCTGGGCCCGGACGATGGGGCCGGGAACACGTACAGCCTGCGGCCCGGCCTGCAGCGCCG ATTTAAATCATCCACAGTGAAAGAATGCATCCATGCAATACTGAAGGAGAAGCTGGCCAATGTACAGTACATCCCAGAAGAAATGCCTCAGCTTACAAAGTCTTTATCAGAGACAATAAAAGACAGATTGAAAG agGAGGGATTTGACAGGTACAAAATGGTGGTACAAGTTGTCATTGGAGAACAGAGAGGAGAAGGAGTGAA CATGGCTGCACGATGTTTCTGGGATGCTGACACTGACAACTATGCTCATGATGTGTACATGAAT GACAGCCTGTTTTGTGTGGTAGCTGCGTTTGGCTGCTTCTACTATTGA
- the LOC141963293 gene encoding receptor-transporting protein 3-like: MRTWQDIFAVKIADMHLTEPWTLQEDDTLQVHVLKPGWKEFVQHRALGRFQCSQCFHEWSSAKVHILFHMCRQHRGQGMVWMRAFRQACRQCPNPRLEKPTFSQETVERLLHNLVLKILKYFYHVPVKTSDLMEVVVDALVVGPHDSAHCEGCQLGVCSKSQLTPASDVWWPLTDADKARTHRTPKHKGMRPCATQTHHPSPRDNSFPWKCCCCIGSSLLCVLAVLLFVLLYFIMN; the protein is encoded by the exons ATGAGGACCTGGCAGGACATTTTTGCGGTGAAGATTGCAGATATGCACTTAACAGAGCCATGGACACTTCAGGAGGATGATACCCTGCAGGTCCATGTCCTAAAGCCTGGCTGGAAAGAGTTTGTGCAGCACCGTGCTCTTGGAAG GTTTCAGTGCTCCCAATGCTTTCATGAGTGGTCTTCAGCCAAAGTGCACATCTTGTTCCACATGTGCCGCCAGCACCGGGGCCAGGGCATGGTGTGGATGCGAGCTTTTCGCCAGGCATGCAGGCAGTGCCCCAACCCCCGGCTGGAGAAGCCCACATTCAGCCAGGAGACTGTGGAGAGGCTTCTGCACAACCTGGTGCTAAAGATCCTCAAGTACTTCTACCACGTGCCCGTCAAGACCTCTGACCTCATGGAAGTTGTGGTGGATGCACTGGTGGTGGGGCCGCATGACAGTGCCCACTGCGAGGGCTGCCAGCTCGGTGTTTGCAGCAAGTCACAGCTGACCCCGGCATCAGATGTCTGGTGGCCCTTGACGGATGCGGACAAGGCCAGGACCCATCGCACCCCAAAACACAAGGGCATGAGGCCCTGTGCAACCCAAACCCACCACCCCTCACCCCGTGATAACAGCTTCCCCtggaagtgctgctgctgcatcgGCAGCTCTTTGCTCTGTGTTCTGGCAGTGCTCCTCTTCGTCCTGCTTTATTTCATCATGAACTAG
- the DYNLT2B gene encoding dynein light chain Tctex-type protein 2B isoform X2 produces the protein MGPGTRTACGPACSAVKECIHAILKEKLANVQYIPEEMPQLTKSLSETIKDRLKEEGFDRYKMVVQVVIGEQRGEGVNMAARCFWDADTDNYAHDVYMNDSLFCVVAAFGCFYY, from the exons ATGGGGCCGGGAACACGTACAGCCTGCGGCCCGGCCTGCAGCGCCG TGAAAGAATGCATCCATGCAATACTGAAGGAGAAGCTGGCCAATGTACAGTACATCCCAGAAGAAATGCCTCAGCTTACAAAGTCTTTATCAGAGACAATAAAAGACAGATTGAAAG agGAGGGATTTGACAGGTACAAAATGGTGGTACAAGTTGTCATTGGAGAACAGAGAGGAGAAGGAGTGAA CATGGCTGCACGATGTTTCTGGGATGCTGACACTGACAACTATGCTCATGATGTGTACATGAAT GACAGCCTGTTTTGTGTGGTAGCTGCGTTTGGCTGCTTCTACTATTGA